The DNA region TCGAGTCCCGCCCCGAAAGCATGACCGTTTATCATTGCTATTACGGGAAGAGGATAGGACTTGACCGCCTGCATGACTTCGGTCAGGGGATGGCCGCTTTCTATAGCAATTTCTTCCTCGGATATTGCGGCTATATCATATCCTGAGCAGAAAGCTCTATCACCGCTTCCCCTTATAACAACACATCTGATTTCAGTGGTTTTTCCTAGCCTTAGAAATTCCTCGGTTAAAAGTCTTAGAATTTCTGGTGTAAGGGAGTTTCTTTTCTCAGGGCGATTGAGGGTGAGGGTGCAGATTGAACCCTCACCCTCTATAAGAATCTCTTTGTTTTCGGCCATGGAGAAATTATATATTACCAAGGCTTGGTGCTTAACCGGAATTTCGGTGCGTTTAATTCTTGCATAGGACCACTGATTTACTCGAACATTTGGCGTATGCGTTCAACAGCGTTCTGCAGATTCCTTAGGTCCTTGCGGCATATTTCCCACAAAATCTCCGGGTTGCTTTTGTAGTAATCGTGTCTTAGGACATTGCCGATTCCTGCAATGTTCCGCCATGGTATATCCGATTCCTTTTGCTTAAATTCATCCGGCAAGCGACGGCTTGCTTCAGACAGAATCTCCAAGTTTCTTTCGACAAGTTGACGTACACGTCTGTCAGCGGAAAAACTCTGCAAGTCTTTGCCATTAATGTCAGCATAAATATTTGTTATGGCTTCAAGGATCTGGTCGGCGTAGAGAGTAGGATTTTTTGGCATTTAGAACACCTGTTCAGATTCATAGATTACACTTTCTTTAATGTGCGGATGAAGTCCTTCTCTTGTTGCTATATCCACCTCACATCTCAAGTTATCTTCAAGGAAATGTTTTACATCAACCAAGTCGAGTAGGCTGAAGGAGGCTTCTGGGTTGATGTCAATAAAAACATCTATATCACTTGCCGAGGTGTTTTCATCTCGAACGGC from Candidatus Dadabacteria bacterium includes:
- a CDS encoding DUF86 domain-containing protein, with protein sequence MPKNPTLYADQILEAITNIYADINGKDLQSFSADRRVRQLVERNLEILSEASRRLPDEFKQKESDIPWRNIAGIGNVLRHDYYKSNPEILWEICRKDLRNLQNAVERIRQMFE